The Enoplosus armatus isolate fEnoArm2 chromosome 21, fEnoArm2.hap1, whole genome shotgun sequence genomic sequence GAAGCCAACATTGTGTCCCGGCAGAGCCGTCTGCAGCCCTTGGTGGTGCATCTCAATGGACTTCACCTCAGCAGTGAGCTTGGCAGGGGAGAACATCAGGGTCATGCCGGGTTTGAGGACACCAGTTTCAATCTTACCCACTGGCACGGTCCCAATTCCTGAGAGGATGAACAAAACATTGATTTTCAAGTCAACTCCAGTTAAAATACAAGTTTAAAGTAATTTTATCAGCCAACAAACAGAACATTGCTGTGCTTCCCCCACTCTAATCCCTCTGCTGCACACCTGTACCTCATTTTCTTTATTGCAGCTTATCAATTGAGTTTGCAGGCTTGGAAATAAAGAGTCAGGGCAACTTTGAAATGACAAGGTAGTTATTAAGCCATTCCTAACCTCCAATTTTGTAGACATCCTGCAGAGGTAATCGTAGGGGCTTGTTGATGGTGCGCACTGGTGGATGAATGGAGTCCAGGACTTCTAATAGAGTTCTACCGCTTGCATTCCCTTCCCTTCGTCTGGCTTTCCAGCCTTGGAACCAGGGCATCTGTAGAGAGACAGTACTTTAGGTTCAAGGTGCTGCATGTCCTCAGCAGGATATTTTgacacttcatcatcatcaccttctgAGTTGCAGTGATCATATTCTCCCCAGTCCAGCCAGAAATTGGAACAAAAGGGACGGTCGTGGGGTCGTAACCAATCTTCTTGAGGAAGCCGCTCACGCCTCGCACCACCTCGTCAAAGCGTTTCTGGCTGTAGGGTGGTTCAGCCAGATCCATCTTGTTCACACAGACTATTATCTGCTTGACACCCAGAGTGTAAGCCAGTAGGGCGTGCTCTCTGGTCTGACCACTTCTTGATACGCCGGCCTCATACTCTCCTTTAGCTGCAGAGACCACCAGGAGGGCAACATCGGCCTGAAAGGACATTCATGATATGGGTGGTGGGAGAAGGGAATTGAGGAATACAGACAGTGATGCACTTCGATGCTGCTTACCTGTGAAGTCCCTGttatcatgtttttaatgaagtcACGGTGTCCAGGAGCGTCAATTATAGTCATGGTGTATTTTTGAGTGTTAAATTTCAGCAGTGAGATATCAATGGTGATTCCTCGCTCCCGCTCAGCTTTCAGCTTGTCCAACACCCAGGCAAATTTGAAGGAACTCTTCCCCATCTGTAAAGTCAAATACAACATGTCTTACAACAGATTTTAACAGTTTGAAATCGAGTGTTTTAtagaaagttttttttgtccttcctCACCTGAGTTGCAGCTTTCTCAAACTTCTCCAGTCTTCTCTGATCGATGCCACCACACTTGTAGACCAGGTGGCCGGTGGTGGTGGACTTGCCGCTGTCAACGTGACCAATAATCACCACATTAACGTGAGTCTTCTCTTTTGCCATGGCTGAAAGGTGGGTTTGCTAACCAAACAAGGTAACTGTAGGCTTCTGAGATGAAATAATCACTCCCTTCACAATTTCTTCTATCATATGGATCTGACCAGCCACTACAGAGTGACTTTATAAGCTCCACACAGGACACATAATTGAAGACAGGTGTGCTGCCTAATTGGTGGCTGATGCCTGTTTGGCAAATGCTGAACTTTGCTGAATATTTGACACTTTTAAATAGTAAAGTAGCTAGACCACCAAGAAAATTAAATGCTGAAAAGCTAAAAGAATTCctcacaaacattttttttataaacagctgagaggaggattaaagaaatgtttatcTTTCATCAATGTGCAACCACAGGCAGTTGCAGTCAGCTGCTCTTTAAAGCCTACCACTATGGATCACCTAATGGTCTCAAATTACAACCAGGTGTGACATCTGGAGATGGCTTAACAAGTAACCTCTCCCTGTGTATCAAAGAAACTGACACTGAGCATAAAAGACGGGCAATAAACACATTGTAATATCAGATACTACTGATTGTAGAAGTTTAAATGTGTTCCTGTGCCTGTAAAATAGGAAAATGAGGAGCTAAATAAAGTCCTACCATCACTGATGGTGCAAAGCTTTATAACTTTACACATTTAGAAAGCTTTGCTTGTGGTGTAGTTAATGTTGAAATGAGACAAATTGTGTTCTTGTTGCAGGAGATGTAATgtttaatgaatcatttttgatTTCTGTACCCATGCACCGCTGTTCATTTCAAACTCTTTCAAATGGTAAGATCCAATATTTAATGTCCTGAAAGCGTTATCAGTAGCCAATGAGATGTTGACTTGCGTACATATCTTGCAGCACAGAAGGTGGCATTTTATTGTGGCCTTTTTCTGATATCAAAATTTGAGTATTAaatattgctattattattattgctagCACAACAGTTCCTACAGGGGAAAGTGTCCACTAATAAATGTCTAGATCGATAGATAAACTTTCAGTCCTCCTTTAAGTTAGCGATTGTTGGCGTTGGCTGCAAAATGTGCCAAAGAAATGCAAACTCTTCTATGTCTTTATTTCATGCAGCATGTCTGCCATACTACTTTATGTTTGAAGAGCTTTTTGGAGCTCTGCTAATTTGCTCTGGTTGCTTTAAAAACTCGTACATACAGTGTATCAACGTAATGATAACACATTCTCCTAATTGGCACTGAACCTAGTAAAACCCACTTTTTGTAGGAGTGTTTGTAATATGAATTCTTCatcttttatcttgttttttccTACAGCTGTAATACCCTGACATAGACAATCAATACAGCAGTTTAATTAATCAGGTAAAACCGTCAAATTCACTGAATCCAAACATTTCAGTGAAGTAATTTAAATTGATGGTAGATTAAAGTGACTCCGGGGTAACAGCGGAGGGTCAGATAGCACATTAGCGCCCCCTAGAGATCGTTTGCGGGTTTATATTAGCTTCTGGCTCGAAGACACTTCGGAAGAGTGAATAACCGTTGGACAACTTGTTCAACGACAGTCCACCTAAACGACTTCTAACGGTTAAAAGCGCTAATTAAAGCCGCGGTGAGACATATTAATAGTCTCGCTCAGTAGTAATCCGGTGGAAGTCGCCGTTGAAACACAGCAGCGGGTCTCGACTGACCGGGCGGGTCTATCTTcagccagaggaggaaggtgTGTAAACTTCCCCCTCCGCGCTCAAAGGTGGGTCAAACCGAACTCCCCTCTAGTTTGACGGCCACAATGACGCTCAATAACTAACCCGGAAACAGCAACAGCACATCGCTTTTCTTCTTTCAACCCGTACCGCTGGCTTCTAGCGTGGTATCCAGACGTCGACTCCCGTGTTTCTCCACGAGCATCAaggtaaaagagagaaaattacCACTTTATCTCGCCTTTTACGGTCTTCTCAACTAACCACCGTGACTGTCCACCGGTTGCCATTCAGTCTGGCTTGTTTTGACTGTTAAATTTTGTTCCTTCGAGGCAAAATTATTGATGAATCATAATTAAACGCGTGCGGCGAAATCAAACCCCTACGTATCGTCAAGTTACTGTAAAATTCAAATAGTGAAAAGcgtttgtttgtgcttttagGTTACATCCTCGGTGCACCGTTAACTTCCCTTTTTCAGAACAACGGTAGGTTTCTCAAGGTAGACGTTTGGCTACACTGCTAGCTAGATTTTTCCTTTATTTGGCCAGAGGCATTGAATGTTACATGCTTGACCCATATATTACTAATGCCAGGTTATCAGATGTGTTTGGCCTCGTTTACACTAGAGAGCCAGGTAATCTATACAGTTTTAAACTAGCCGTGTGGCTTGGATTAACACTGCTCGTTTACAGGCAGTACACGATGcatcattaaagctgcattaaaggAAATGCACACTCTGACAGCTGGGACATGTTTAAAGCTGCCTTGTCTTTGATGATTTTCAATCTGATCAATGCATGATGAAAGGTTTTGTGACAGGTTTCCAAACTGGTccaggcagtggtggaagaagtggtACTATCAGCAAATTGTACTACTACtgtattatattactggattattattattgttgataAGATCCAAGCAGTAATTTAATGTTGCTGTTCATGTTGGAGCTAATTGTAACCGTTTCacatactgttgggtagtttaatttattgTATAATAATGCATCAGGTTTTAAATGCGCATTATAGCtttcttaatcttaatctgcaaaataGCTAGTACTATTCAAATGTGTAGTGGCacaaagtgcaatatttccctctgaaatgtagtaatGAAATGGAATTACTCAAGAACTTGTACTTCAAAGTTGTTCTTGAGTACAGCAGtcgagtaaatgtactttgttataTTCCACCACAGGCTTGTGGGATCTCCCTAATAAACCCGTCACTCTTATTTCATTTGAAGATGGCTCTCTGAGGGGAGTTGGTAGTTTTaaatttttctcttttaatttttgttgtttgcctgACTCAACCATAGCTTGGAGGTGCATGTTATTTCCTTTGTATTCAGCCCAGTCTCTGCAGAGGTCCTGAAAGTGGAAGTGAACCACTGTTGTGGTTGTGATGCAACGTCTACTTTAAATTTGTCTGAAAAGTCTTACAGTCTCTGCTTGTGCAAATTAGGCCAGTTTTATTTCTACGAGGCTAGTTAGGCATGCTATGAAGGACAGTGAGACTCTGACGTGGTCGCTTGAAAGAAGAGTGTTCAGGTGTAATTCAAAAATCACTACATTTTAAGATGACAGAAGTAACTCCATTGGCTGTCAGCTAGAGTTTAGAGACTCCTCCATGAGTTCAGAGATGTATACTGGGACCTTTACCTCTGCTATTAATGGTATACTGCACTTTCTTGTGTTAACCTGGATTTATTGCAAGCCAATGTAGAAAGGTCTCAGTCCAgtttgctgtgtgaaataaCATGCCTCCAGGACATTGGAGTTGTTGTCTTTTGCAGTTTGTCTTCCTCATATCAGCCACTGTACGGTCTGAAAGAAGGAAGTATCACCTTTCTCACTATGTTAAGGCATTTCCTTTTAATAGATGGACACAAATCTGTTCTCATGGTTTGAGTCAGTGtagatgtgtaaatatgagCTGGAAAAGAGATGACAAATACCTGACTTGTGCCACAGTTGTAGCACTGTGAGACATGGTACAACTTGTTGTATGTCTCATACTCTTTCTGCAGTGGTGTGGACAGATGAGATAATAGACGGAGTGACTTTTGAGTGAGTTTAAAACTCAGTTAGTCTAGAGCTAATCCTTACTTATTTTGATCCTTACTTAGTGTTGCATGTAAAAGTCGCAGCAGCAGTTGCAAAGATTGCAAAAGTGAAGGGAAAGACTGCTTGCGACAAGAAAGTGAAATGTGGTGTTGAGCATTTCATGTGTTCAGGAAGTTACCAGTGGGAGCTTTTTCTCACAACTTTGCCTCGTGAAACAAGCCTGAAATGAGAATGTGGCTCATTTGGCAAAACCTATTCCCTTATTAATGCAGGTAGAGGCATGCAGGTGCATTTAGGCATGACCTTTCTCAGAAATGAAACACGTATTTGATACTGCAGCAACATTGTCAAACAAAGCGAACATTAGAAGCCCTGAAGATTAggaaaagattatttttttcagctttAATATGTTACTCTTTAGTTATAATCTCTCTGTAATCTTTTTGTATGTGAGGATATTGCATTAgatatgtctttttttatcaGGGCTTTACATCAGTGTTTGCATCATGGGTGCTTAAATAACAATAGGGACAGAGATATGTTGGGTATGATCAAAATAGTGTCATTGTGCTAAAACAATTTTTGCCCATTGGGAATTTTAGCAGGAGCCACTGAACCTGTTAACCCCTTGAGGAATGCCTAAGGACTTTCCACATACCTTCCAGCAAATGTATTTCCTAGTCCAGACAACTGTAGGCACTGTGGCTGGGGTGATAACACGAGGGCAGAGTGAGTGTAATGGTAGttaatttgaattattaatCGTTTTTCCAGGAGTCCTCGCAAGGTCTTTTAGGGCAGAGCAGCTCAGACGTTTTCATGTCACAGACTTGCAAACGGACCTACATTTATCATTTTAGAGGAAAGCATTCATGAGGAAAAACAGTAGTGAAACCTACAATTTACAATAGATATGTTTGGACATTTTCTCATTAGGACAGTTTCTCGCGACTAAATTGTTGGCTTCACTGGAATGTCACAAAGTCGCCAAGGGGTCCAGACCCCTCTTTGCAGCCCACTCTCGTGAACACACCCAGCGTCTCCGAGCTGCTGGCCTCAGGTTGGGTTACTGCCGTTATTCTCGGTATGAGGTTCACTCCGGCTGGAAGTGCATCCACACACTGAATGTCTCGTCTAGTTGAGTCATTATTGTGACATGTTCAGATCATGTGCCATTGAGTGGTTTTACTGAAttgctgtgacatttcagtgtttatttactgtacagtgatTGCCACAAAGACTTCAATACATTTCATAATATCAGCTTTTGCCAGAAAACTATTTATTAGAGTGAGAATGTATGATTGACCCATTTAAGCTTCTCAAGCTTTTATTTAGTGCTCCTGTAGGTTGTTTTTGTATGGTATATGGtgggtggacacaataacatgagCACTCGTGTAATGTAATGCAATCCACAGCCGCTTCAGAAAATAACAACACCTCCGACACAGTCCCCACCAAAACTTCAAATCTATACAAAACTTTTATAGGGCTGTTTGCATGATATTGTCAGTGTTTGCGTTATTGTGTCTACCCCCTGTATTCCACATACTGCAGGCAGCATGCTACGTCAGGTGCTGCTGTCTTAGCTTTATGCAAAACAGAGCTGCATTGATCCCTTTCACTGGCATAATGCTGTTTGTTCAGTTATTTGGATTAGCTTCCTCGAAGTGACTTGGCCTGTTCAGCGTTCTGCTCTAACACCATTATCATGACATGGCTTAACCCAGGAGAGTTGGTGACTTCAGCATCATTTAATCTCCACAGCgctttctgttgttgttgttttaaaacagtttttatagGCACTTGACTTACAATTACAGTGTTTACTCATTGTGCCATTTGACAATTAATACATAAATCAGAGGTTGTCGTGGACTTCTCTGTGCTGTGTAATCCCATTCGCCTCTTGAGTACACACAATTCTCCCTCTTCCATCGCTATTGCATGTCTGCTCTTGTCCATAAGTAGATCATAGTTGAAATGATGACATACTTGAGTCACTCAGTAGGAAAGGCTGACTGTGCCCCCCTTCAAAGTGGGCCTGCCTGTTTCTGCACACGGCTGAATTATTGGAGAGCCAAACAATGTCTTGATTTAATTTGCTAGTCCACATATATGAGCAAGCATCTAGTGCTGCTGCATCTTAACTGCTAACAGATTTATTTAATAGTTTGTTGATTAACACACGCTGACTGTTTCACTGTTAAATGAGCAGAGAAAGATGGTCTGGAGCCGTGGAGGTCCTAGCTGTGgtggtttgtgtttgcagcctTTGGCGGCAGCGAGTAATATACTTTAGATGTGTGTCTCtgatgtgtgtgagtcagtATGTGTGCCAGTTTCTGATCTGCAGCTCTGGCTGTGCTGGTAGACTCGAGCATTCCTCTCAACTTTCTCACATCCGTCCTGTGATGTTGGCTTATCTGAAGCCTTGAGCATGCACGTaatgagaagagagagcaatcgcatatctttttttctttttgtctccgTCCATCCAACAGGGTGCTTTCATTTGTTGCTCTCTGTATGCAGCAGCATCTTcagagtaaaaaagaaaagtggactTTGCATAGAATCTCTCAACATAAGGCTATAAATAACGTGGCCCactcaaaaggaaaaaaagctgtCACTTTGTGTGCCCCTACCCCCACACCtttcacacatgtacagaaaACCCCTCCAGGCTCAGATTGGAGGAATCTAAAgaagagacagcagagattttCTCCTTTGACAGCCACTTAAAGCACTTATTTGATTGTTCTGCTGTATTACAAAAATATTTGATCATATCAAatcattaaaaggaaaaaaagtgcTTTCTACCCTGACCATGGTAACAATGATTTTATTACAGTATGTTAAACCAGGCAGGCATGAGATCCTCATGTGGCCGCCTACATGTCAGTggacacacagagcagtggagTTGCCACAGATGGCAGATCAGCATGCTAGAAATTCAGTTTTTGCATGAAACTGTT encodes the following:
- the eef1a1l3 gene encoding elongation factor 1-alpha-like — encoded protein: MAKEKTHVNVVIIGHVDSGKSTTTGHLVYKCGGIDQRRLEKFEKAATQMGKSSFKFAWVLDKLKAERERGITIDISLLKFNTQKYTMTIIDAPGHRDFIKNMITGTSQADVALLVVSAAKGEYEAGVSRSGQTREHALLAYTLGVKQIIVCVNKMDLAEPPYSQKRFDEVVRGVSGFLKKIGYDPTTVPFVPISGWTGENMITATQKMPWFQGWKARRREGNASGRTLLEVLDSIHPPVRTINKPLRLPLQDVYKIGGIGTVPVGKIETGVLKPGMTLMFSPAKLTAEVKSIEMHHQGLQTALPGHNVGFNIKNVSVKNLRRGDVAGNAQQDPPSDVSSFEAQVIILNHPGKVKAGYSPVLDCHTAHVTCRFAELREKVDRRTGKKLEDRPQILMSGDAAAVKVVPIKPMCVESFFTYPPLGRFAARDLKQTVAVGVIKSVEKNHGSKPPHKAQVCK